In Citrus sinensis cultivar Valencia sweet orange chromosome 2, DVS_A1.0, whole genome shotgun sequence, a single genomic region encodes these proteins:
- the LOC112497264 gene encoding uncharacterized protein LOC112497264 produces the protein MSSRIYFMLVAIFTVAAVFQFSGQVSGAQHCGMNTNVLGQLVSQCEKYVLKSGPKIRPSPGCCAVVKKVDVPCMCKFVTKQIEEIVSIEKMVYVARSCGIKISAGTKCGSFTVRSA, from the exons ATGAGTTCTAGGATTTATTTTATGCTCGTCGCGATATTTACTGTCGCTGcagtttttcaattttccgGCCAAGTTTCCGGCGCACAACACTGTGGAATGAATACAAATGTTCTTGGCCAGCTTGTATCACAATGTGAGAAATATGTGTTGAAATCGGGGCCGAAGATTCGGCCATCTCCTGGTTGTTGTGCGGTTGTGAAGAAGGTTGATGTGCCATGTATGTGCAAGTTTGTGACAAAGCAGATTGAAGAAATTGTAAGCATTGAGAAGATGGTTTATGTGGCCAGGTCATGTGGCATAAAGATTTCTGCCGGGACAAAATGTGGAA GCTTCACTGTCCGATCTGCTTGA